A region of Diospyros lotus cultivar Yz01 chromosome 3, ASM1463336v1, whole genome shotgun sequence DNA encodes the following proteins:
- the LOC127798139 gene encoding glutathione S-transferase U17-like — protein sequence MANKEVRVLGSWASPFVMRARIALNIKKLDYEFLQEQLGSKSELLLKSNPVHKKMPVLIHGDKPICESLVIVQYVDEVWSSGPSILPSDPYDRAIARFWAAYIDDKWFPSLSGIPRAQGEEAKMAAIQQVRDGLELLEDAFVKCSKGKPFFGGDSIGYLDIALGCFLGWLRVKEKSNGVKLLDETKTPNLAKWAVRFCSDVAVKDLMPDTDKLADFAKVLMAKFRAPPPSN from the exons ATGGCAAACAAGGAAGTGAGGGTTCTTGGTTCATGGGCGAGCCCTTTCGTGATGAGGGCCAGAATTGCCCTAAACATCAAGAAACTGGACTACGAGTTTCTGCAAGAGCAGCTGGGCAGCAAGAGCGAGTTGCTGCTGAAATCCAACCCCGTTCACAAGAAAATGCCAGTACTCATTCATGGCGACAAGCCCATCTGTGAATCTCTCGTTATTGTTCAGTATGTTGACGAGGTTTGGAGCTCTGGTCCCTCAATCCTTCCCTCAGATCCCTACGATCGGGCCATCGCTCGCTTCTGGGCTGCTTATATTGACGATAAG TGGTTTCCATCATTGAGTGGCATACCCAGAGCTCAAGGAGAGGAAGCCAAGATGGCAGCAATACAGCAAGTGAGAGATGGTCTAGAGTTGCTGGAAGATGCCTTTGTGAAATGCAGCAAAGGTAAGCCTTTCTTCGGCGGTGACAGCATAGGATACCTCGACATTGCGCTTGGCTGCTTCTTGGGTTGGCTGAGAGTCAAAGAGAAATCGAATGGTGTGAAGCTGCTAGATGAAACCAAAACACCCAACCTGGCGAAATGGGCCGTACGGTTTTGCAGCGACGTTGCTGTGAAGGATTTGATGCCAGACACTGACAAGCTTGCAGACTTTGCTAAGGTCCTCATGGCCAAGTTCAGAGCTCCTCCTCCTTCCAACTGA
- the LOC127797756 gene encoding glutathione S-transferase U17-like → MAKSDVKLLGVWPSPFVARVQIALNLKSVDYEWQEEKFDSKSELLLKSNPIHKKVPVLIHDDKPICESLLIVQYIDEVWTSGPSILPSDPHDRATARFWAAYIDDEWVDLGKKLSMIKGEEERAALAEKRKEQMILMEEAFTKCSKGSGFFGGESIGYVDIAFGSFLGWIKAMEKRSDLKVLDEAATPGLAAWAERFCSHEAVKGVIPETERLIEYAKMIQAKREAQSAPN, encoded by the exons ATGGCGAAGAGCGACGTAAAGCTTCTCGGAGTATGGCCAAGCCCGTTCGTGGCCCGGGTCCAAATAGCCCTCAACTTGAAGTCCGTCGATTATGAGTGGCAAGAAGAGAAATTTGATAGCAAGAGCGAGTTGTTGCTCAAGTCCAACCCGATTCACAAGAAAGTCCCGGTTCTGATCCATGATGATAAGCCCATTTGCGAGTCCCTTCTCATAGTCCAGTACATAGATGAAGTGTGGACTTCTGGTCCCTCTATTCTACCTTCTGATCCACACGATCGCGCCACTGCCCGCTTCTGGGCTGCCTATATTGATGATGAG TGGGTTGATCTGGGGAAGAAGCTAAGCATGAtaaaaggagaggaagaaagagcaGCACTTGCTGAGAAGCGGAAAGAGCAGATGATTTTGATGGAGGAGGCCTTCACTAAATGCAGCAAAGGAAGCGGTTTCTTTGGAGGTGAAAGTATTGGGTATGTGGACATCGCATTCGGGTCCTTCTTGGGGTGGATAAAGGCGATGGAGAAGAGGTCCGATCTGAAGGTGCTGGATGAGGCCGCGACGCCGGGGCTGGCGGCGTGGGCTGAGAGGTTCTGTTCACATGAGGCTGTAAAGGGTGTGATCCCGGAGACTGAAAGACTCATTGAGTATGCCAAAATGATTCAAGCCAAACGTGAAGCTCAATCAGCTCCCAATTAA
- the LOC127798137 gene encoding glutathione S-transferase U17-like: MANKEVRVLGAWPSPFVMRARIALNIKKLDYEFLQEQLGSKSELLLKSNPVHKKIPVLIHGDKPICESLVIVQYVDEVWSSGPSILPSDPYDRAIARFWAAYIDDKWFPSLSGIPRAQGEEAKMAAIQQVRDGLELLEDAFVKCSKGKPFFGGDSIGYLDIAFGCFLGWLRVTEKSNGVKLLDETKTPNLAKWAVRFCSDVAVKDVMPDTDKLAEFAKVLFAKFRAPPPSN; this comes from the exons ATGGCAAACAAGGAAGTGAGGGTTCTTGGTGCATGGCCGAGCCCTTTCGTGATGAGGGCCAGAATTGCCCTAAACATCAAGAAACTGGACTACGAGTTTCTGCAAGAGCAGCTGGGCAGCAAGAGCGAGTTGCTGCTGAAATCCAACCCCGTTCACAAGAAAATCCCAGTTCTTATTCATGGCGACAAGCCCATCTGTGAATCTCTCGTTATTGTTCAGTATGTTGACGAGGTTTGGAGCTCTGGTCCCTCAATCCTCCCCTCAGATCCCTACGATCGGGCCATCGCTCGCTTCTGGGCTGCTTATATTGACGATAAG TGGTTTCCATCATTGAGTGGCATACCCAGAGCTCAAGGAGAGGAAGCCAAGATGGCAGCAATACAGCAAGTGAGAGATGGTCTGGAGTTGCTGGAAGATGCCTTTGTGAAATGCAGCAAAGGTAAGCCTTTCTTCGGCGGTGACAGCATAGGATACCTCGACATTGCGTTTGGCTGCTTCTTGGGTTGGCTGAGAGTCACCGAGAAATCAAATGGTGTGAAGCTGCTAGATGAAACCAAAACACCCAACCTGGCGAAATGGGCCGTACGGTTTTGCAGCGACGTTGCTGTGAAGGATGTGATGCCAGACACTGACAAGCTTGCTGAGTTTGCTAAGGTCCTCTTTGCCAAGTTCAGAGCTCCTCCTCCTTCCAACTGA